The Streptomyces sp. B3I8 nucleotide sequence GGCTTCGTGCTCCAGCAGCACGCCGCCGAGCGGGCGCCCGTCTCCGACATGCTCTCCTTCCGGCTGCTGTGGGACCTGGCGAAGGTGCCGCTCTGGCTGGGCGGCATCGGATGCATGGTGGTCGGACAGATCCTCAGCGCGATCGCGCTGAGCAAGGGCGACCTGTCCAAGGTGGAGCCGCTGCTGGCCACCAACCTGCTCTTCGCGATGGCGCTGGCCCGCCGGATGAGCGGTGAGCGGCTGGGCGGTTCCGGCTGGAGCGGTGTGCTGCTGCTGAGCGGCGGGGTGGCCGCGTTCATCCTGGCCGGCCGTCCCTCCGGCACCGACACGGAGGTCGGCGCGCTGCGCCACTGGCTGGTGTTCGGCCTGGTCGTCGGCGTGGCGCTGGTGGCGATCGCGGTGGCCCGGCATCTGCCGTTCTTCGAGGAACCCCCGCTGCTGGCCGCGGCGGCGGGCGCGCTGTACGGACTGCAGGACGCGCTGACCCGGACCTCCAGCCAGCTCCTCGCCGACGGCGGCATCCCGGCGCTGCTGACCAGTTGGCAGCCGTACACCATCGTCGCGCTCGCGGTGACCGGGCTGATGCTGGTGCAGAGCGCGTTCGAGGCGGGGCCGTTGCGGATGTCGCTGCCCTCGCTGACCGCGGCCGAGCCGATCGCCGGCATCGCCTGCGGGATCGGCTTCCTCGGCGACCGCCTGCGCACCGACCCGCTGGCCCTGGCGGCGGCGTCGGCCGGTCTCGTCGCGGTCGTCACCGGCGTCTTCATCCTGGCCCGGCACCCCGCGATGCCGGGATCGGCCGCGCGTGAGGGCGAGGGTGAGCGCGAGGAGGAGCGAGGGGTGTGAGGGGCGCCCGGCAGGGCCGGTAGCAACGCAACCGCCCGGTGGCTCCGCTGCCCGGGGGACATCAGTGGCTCCGCTGCCCGGCGGACACCGGTGGCTCCACTGCCCGGCGAATAAAGGACCGTACCAATTTTCTCCATTGGCATGGACCTGACTTGGCTTCCCCGTTACTCTCCTCACTGCTCCCTGAGAGCGCTCTCAGGGAGCAGAGCACTGCCGTCCACTCCCCTCGCTCCACCCCCACAGAGCAACCGGACGACGAAAGGCATCCCCCCCATGAGACGTACCACCACCTTCCGTACCGTCGGACTCTCCGCGGCACTCCTCCTCGTCTCCGCCGCCGCGGGACTCGGCCAGGCCTCGGCCGCCACCTCCGACTCCTCCGCCGGCACCCCCGCCAAGAGCAAGGCCGCGGCGGCTTCCCCCGCCCTGATCGAGGCCCTGCGGCACGACCTGCACCTGACGAAGGCTCAGGCCACCGACCGTCTCGCCGCCGAGACCTCGGCGCGCACGGTCGAGAAGGCCGCGCGCAAGGCGGCCGGTGCCTCGTACGGCGGCTCGTGGTTCGACGCGAAGCGCGGCACGCTCGTGGTCGGCCTCGCCGACGACACGCACCGCGCCGCCGTCGAGGCCACCGGCGCCCACGTCACCCACGTCGCGCACAGCGAGCGCACGCTCGACTCGACCATGACGAAGCTGAACGCGATGGACGCGCCCGACGGCGTCGCCGGCTGGCACGTCGACCCGAAGTCCAGCGCGGTCACCGTCACCGTCGTCAACTCGCACAAGGGCGACAACGATGTCCAGAAGTTCGTGGCCCGCGCTCGCAAGGCCGGCCCGGTGAACGTGGCGGGCACCGCCAAGCAGCCGCGCACGCTGGCCGCCGGAACCGTCGGCGGCGACCCGTACTACACGGGCAACGTCCGCTGTTCCATCGGCTTCTCGGTCCAGGGCGGCTTCATCACCGCCGGGCACTGCGGCACGCCCGGCATGAGCGTCAGCGGCTGGGACCACACCTACATCGGCAACTTCCAGGGCTCCTCGTTCCCCGACAACGACTACGCGTGGGTCAACGTCGGCAGCGGCTGGTGGACCGTGCCCGTGGTCCTCGGCTGGGGCACCGTCTCCGACCAGCTGGTGCGCGGCTCGGGCGAGGCGCCTGTCGGGGCCTCGATATGCCGCTCCGGTTCGACCTCCCACTGGCACTGCGGGACGGTCCTCGCCAAGAACGAGACCGTCAACTACAGCCAGGGTGCGGTGCACCAGATGACCAAGACGAACGTCTGCGCCGAACCCGGCGACTCCGGCGGCTCGTTCATCAGCGGCGACCAGGCGCAGGGCACCACCTCCGGCGGCTGGGGCAACTGCAGCTCGGGCGGCGAGACGTGGTTCCAGCCGATCAACGAGGTGCTCAGCCGCTACGGCCTGACGCTGAACACGGCGTGAGTGCGAATTGAGTGCCATGTGAGTGGCACGTGAGTGCGGTGCCCCCGACGCGGCCACCTGACGGGCCGTGGCGGGGGCACCCCCGTCTCCGCGTGCTCTGCGTTCCGCTCGCCTCGCGCGGTGGCACGAGCGGGCGTGCATGACCGCACCCAGGAGGAACACCGCCAGGACCGCGGCCGGGGCCGCGAGCAGGGCCGGCCACGGGGCGTCGTCGGTCCTCGGGGCGAGCAGGGTGCGCAGGACCGTGACGCCCGTCGCGGCGGCCGTCCCGCAGTACAGCGCCGCGGCCACCGTGTGCCGGGAGCGCTTTGGTCCGGCGGCGGTGCCGCGCCGCCCAGCAGCGCCCGGTGTCGCGCGGCCTCCCGTGTCTCCCGCCGGCGTCGTACGGCGGCGCGGAGCCGCAGTACGACGGTGGCGGCGCCCCCGGTGGCGGCACCCGCA carries:
- a CDS encoding DMT family transporter; translation: MVYLFGLIAACLLGLGFVLQQHAAERAPVSDMLSFRLLWDLAKVPLWLGGIGCMVVGQILSAIALSKGDLSKVEPLLATNLLFAMALARRMSGERLGGSGWSGVLLLSGGVAAFILAGRPSGTDTEVGALRHWLVFGLVVGVALVAIAVARHLPFFEEPPLLAAAAGALYGLQDALTRTSSQLLADGGIPALLTSWQPYTIVALAVTGLMLVQSAFEAGPLRMSLPSLTAAEPIAGIACGIGFLGDRLRTDPLALAAASAGLVAVVTGVFILARHPAMPGSAAREGEGEREEERGV
- a CDS encoding S1 family peptidase, encoding MRRTTTFRTVGLSAALLLVSAAAGLGQASAATSDSSAGTPAKSKAAAASPALIEALRHDLHLTKAQATDRLAAETSARTVEKAARKAAGASYGGSWFDAKRGTLVVGLADDTHRAAVEATGAHVTHVAHSERTLDSTMTKLNAMDAPDGVAGWHVDPKSSAVTVTVVNSHKGDNDVQKFVARARKAGPVNVAGTAKQPRTLAAGTVGGDPYYTGNVRCSIGFSVQGGFITAGHCGTPGMSVSGWDHTYIGNFQGSSFPDNDYAWVNVGSGWWTVPVVLGWGTVSDQLVRGSGEAPVGASICRSGSTSHWHCGTVLAKNETVNYSQGAVHQMTKTNVCAEPGDSGGSFISGDQAQGTTSGGWGNCSSGGETWFQPINEVLSRYGLTLNTA